From a region of the Chthonomonas sp. genome:
- a CDS encoding tetratricopeptide repeat protein, with the protein MDSEAIAAAETELGALLSAGKEMLEEGRAEEAVLTAKEALAHHPGCYEAYALLGDAQERLGELALALDAYEHVAELHPDSPLDRIKLTHLRNQLQGKSLAAPPPRKGAALGAGLAAMVLVGCVGAALALRGQSVPVTDSQPNQPVVQQATPTAAGAMTQGAGTATPVDRGSETASQPEPQRTEASAPVATRTSADGTLPAAARSGPPTVEPMPIGPIKIVPNDRPADTNPKVESRDPDPGPVTSTKTDGSKPAEVKRPPGIIEITPSKDSGSRPVGGSESLGGDAANLVRVARQRYATGDYAGSADAYEKALSAGGDAGSINQRLAQCYEKLGRKSDAKECYRRAIAAYERRNDDSSRAALAACRTALQVLGG; encoded by the coding sequence TTGGATTCCGAGGCCATCGCCGCAGCGGAGACTGAACTGGGTGCATTGCTGTCCGCGGGCAAAGAGATGCTTGAGGAGGGGCGGGCCGAAGAGGCCGTGCTCACCGCCAAAGAAGCGCTCGCCCATCACCCCGGCTGCTACGAAGCGTACGCTCTCCTGGGGGACGCGCAGGAACGGCTCGGCGAACTCGCTCTGGCACTTGATGCGTACGAGCACGTCGCTGAGCTCCATCCCGATTCTCCCCTGGACCGGATCAAGCTGACCCACCTGCGCAACCAGTTGCAAGGAAAGTCCTTGGCGGCTCCGCCACCAAGAAAGGGTGCCGCTCTCGGCGCGGGACTCGCGGCGATGGTACTGGTCGGGTGCGTCGGCGCAGCATTGGCCCTCCGTGGACAGTCGGTTCCAGTAACCGATTCGCAACCCAATCAGCCGGTCGTGCAACAAGCAACGCCAACTGCCGCTGGCGCGATGACGCAGGGTGCAGGAACTGCGACGCCGGTCGATCGAGGCTCCGAAACCGCAAGCCAGCCTGAACCCCAACGAACCGAGGCCAGCGCTCCGGTCGCAACGCGCACTAGCGCGGACGGCACGCTTCCTGCGGCTGCGCGCTCCGGTCCACCGACGGTTGAGCCGATGCCGATCGGCCCAATCAAGATTGTTCCGAACGATCGACCGGCCGACACAAACCCAAAGGTCGAATCGCGCGACCCGGATCCAGGCCCGGTCACCAGCACCAAGACGGACGGCTCGAAGCCAGCAGAGGTCAAGCGCCCGCCCGGCATCATCGAGATCACGCCTTCAAAGGACTCGGGTTCGAGGCCAGTTGGTGGCAGCGAGAGCCTCGGTGGGGACGCGGCAAACCTGGTACGAGTGGCGCGCCAGCGCTACGCGACGGGTGACTATGCGGGTTCGGCGGACGCCTACGAGAAGGCGTTGAGTGCGGGCGGAGACGCGGGCTCGATCAACCAACGACTGGCCCAGTGCTACGAAAAGCTGGGTCGGAAGAGTGACGCCAAGGAGTGCTACCGCCGCGCAATCGCCGCGTACGAGCGTCGCAACGACGATTCGTCTCGTGCGGCGCTCGCCGCCTGCCGGACTGCGCTCCAGGTGCTAGGAGGCTAG
- the gcvT gene encoding glycine cleavage system aminomethyltransferase GcvT has translation MNELSLRTPLHAAHVRASGKMVTFAGYDMPVQYDGGIIAESKAVRTGAGMFDVSHMARLNLVGERVFEYLEWVTTNDVSKLSDGVGQYSLLPNDQGGVVDDIIVYRLREHEYVMVVNAANHAKDVAWLNRQNQFDVQMTDNTDASAMIAVQGPRATEILAGLSGDGEAMRAAPLFGLLNTQISGVSVLAARSGYTGEDGFELICPAEESEKLWNALVEAGVVPCGLGARDVLRVEAGLPLYGHELTDELSPLTAGLGWVISKTKSFVGAEFVQAARASGTPTKLFGIKMNSRRIPAPDMVVSAGGRQIGSMSSGVYSPLLECGIGFAFLAPDTTIGQEITVNIRGAEEPGSVVQKRFMKRG, from the coding sequence ATGAACGAGCTCTCCCTCCGCACTCCGCTCCATGCAGCTCACGTTCGAGCGAGCGGCAAGATGGTCACCTTCGCCGGGTACGACATGCCCGTGCAATATGATGGAGGCATCATCGCTGAGTCCAAAGCCGTGCGCACCGGAGCGGGCATGTTTGACGTCTCCCACATGGCAAGACTGAACTTGGTGGGAGAGCGCGTTTTTGAGTACCTGGAATGGGTCACCACCAATGACGTCAGCAAATTGAGCGACGGCGTCGGCCAGTACTCGCTGCTGCCCAATGACCAGGGCGGCGTGGTGGACGACATCATCGTCTACCGGCTGCGCGAGCACGAGTACGTGATGGTCGTGAATGCTGCGAACCACGCCAAAGACGTGGCGTGGCTCAACCGTCAGAACCAGTTCGACGTGCAGATGACCGACAACACCGACGCCAGCGCGATGATCGCAGTGCAGGGACCCCGTGCGACGGAGATCCTCGCAGGGCTATCCGGCGACGGCGAAGCCATGAGAGCCGCCCCGCTCTTCGGACTGTTAAACACCCAGATCTCGGGCGTGTCCGTACTCGCCGCCCGCTCGGGTTACACGGGCGAGGACGGCTTCGAGTTGATCTGCCCGGCCGAGGAATCGGAGAAGCTCTGGAATGCGCTCGTCGAGGCGGGCGTTGTACCTTGCGGGCTCGGCGCACGCGATGTGCTCCGGGTCGAGGCTGGGCTGCCTCTCTACGGTCACGAACTGACCGACGAGCTCAGCCCCCTGACCGCCGGGTTGGGTTGGGTGATATCCAAGACAAAGTCGTTTGTTGGCGCGGAGTTCGTGCAGGCCGCGCGTGCGTCCGGCACGCCGACGAAGCTTTTCGGAATTAAGATGAACTCGCGGCGCATCCCTGCGCCCGATATGGTCGTATCCGCCGGTGGCCGGCAGATCGGCTCCATGAGCAGCGGCGTTTACTCGCCCTTGCTGGAGTGCGGGATTGGCTTCGCGTTCCTCGCTCCGGACACCACGATTGGCCAAGAAATCACCGTGAATATTCGCGGCGCCGAGGAGCCAGGTTCAGTGGTCCAAAAGCGATTCATGAAACGAGGCTGA
- a CDS encoding carbohydrate kinase family protein: protein MLVYGTVCLDRIRHVVSLPKKGGYAEILREHQMLGGEASNTACALSAWGQKFELFGNALGIGHQSDFVRQCLADRGLLLVSPDNADHPAPFCDIYVTADGDRTIYGFGFLRMEDEVDPSLAPYQRGEWFTSEPNHGLAACRAIELAAAAGMKIYLQDFVLPGQPIPAGCVLQSSTDWAGKRGNIQKNLQWVEGFAKEHHCTTILSDGPNGFTLALPDGSAHAFPPFPCPMVVDSTGAGDVFRAGMLFGLDQGWPLGRCLAYASAAGCLNCRDWGGNQGIPSREEIEELIRANPSVARHYEFDLSVC from the coding sequence ATGCTCGTCTACGGGACCGTCTGCCTGGATCGCATCCGCCACGTCGTGAGCCTCCCCAAGAAGGGTGGCTACGCCGAGATACTCCGCGAGCATCAGATGCTGGGCGGCGAAGCTTCGAACACCGCATGCGCGCTCAGCGCTTGGGGTCAGAAATTCGAGCTGTTCGGCAACGCCCTCGGTATCGGGCACCAGTCCGACTTCGTGCGGCAGTGTCTCGCCGATCGCGGGTTGCTGCTCGTGAGCCCGGACAACGCGGACCATCCCGCCCCGTTCTGCGACATCTACGTCACCGCCGATGGAGACCGTACGATCTACGGCTTTGGGTTCTTGAGGATGGAAGACGAAGTCGATCCATCCCTCGCTCCGTACCAGCGAGGCGAGTGGTTCACCTCTGAGCCCAATCACGGGCTCGCAGCGTGCCGAGCCATCGAATTAGCTGCTGCCGCGGGCATGAAGATTTACCTGCAAGATTTCGTCTTGCCGGGTCAGCCCATCCCGGCCGGTTGCGTACTTCAGAGCAGTACTGACTGGGCTGGCAAGCGCGGCAACATCCAGAAGAACCTGCAGTGGGTGGAGGGCTTTGCCAAAGAGCACCATTGCACCACGATCCTCAGCGACGGACCCAACGGGTTCACCCTGGCGCTACCCGACGGCAGCGCGCACGCCTTTCCACCCTTCCCGTGTCCAATGGTCGTGGACTCAACGGGCGCGGGCGACGTGTTTCGGGCGGGCATGCTCTTCGGACTTGATCAAGGCTGGCCACTCGGTCGCTGCCTTGCCTACGCCTCCGCAGCGGGGTGTCTCAATTGCCGCGATTGGGGCGGGAACCAGGGTATCCCCTCTCGCGAGGAGATTGAGGAGCTGATTCGCGCAAACCCCAGCGTGGCTCGTCACTATGAATTTGACCTTTCGGTATGCTGA
- the mntR gene encoding manganese-binding transcriptional regulator MntR → MNRYERTRLDHSSEIAEDYVELIASLIVEKGEARVVDVASRLGVSQATVSKTLQRLSREGLLRSEPYRSIFLTDAGHDVARKSRERHELVVAFLIALGVSREAAQADAEGIEHHVSAETLARMADFCSMKGVEHGI, encoded by the coding sequence ATGAACCGTTACGAACGCACGCGCCTGGATCACAGCAGCGAAATCGCCGAAGACTACGTGGAGTTGATCGCGTCGCTCATCGTTGAGAAGGGCGAGGCACGAGTGGTCGATGTGGCCAGCCGACTGGGGGTCTCCCAAGCGACGGTCTCAAAGACGCTGCAGCGGCTCAGCCGCGAAGGGCTGCTGCGTAGCGAGCCGTACCGCTCGATCTTTCTCACCGATGCGGGTCACGATGTCGCCCGCAAGTCCCGCGAGCGGCACGAACTCGTAGTGGCGTTCTTGATCGCGCTGGGAGTCTCGCGCGAGGCCGCCCAGGCCGACGCCGAAGGGATTGAGCACCATGTGAGCGCAGAAACGCTCGCTCGTATGGCCGATTTCTGCTCAATGAAAGGCGTCGAACACGGCATTTAG
- a CDS encoding DUF1579 family protein, which translates to MLTTLVASCCVLASATVEPTPAEMAEAMKPPKEMAVLQSMVGKFKANMGYFWGINESKGTSSMSNQMILNGRYLQCMVDYTETTMGTQSGLLLMTYDAKAKQFRGDWRDSTTGTVLQMSGPGDKNGFTATSEFAEDPMMGGRMQVVAKYEFKPKGVIHFRLDMRAEADQSKWMKLMEGDYTRTK; encoded by the coding sequence ATGTTAACGACTCTTGTTGCGTCGTGTTGCGTCCTGGCATCGGCTACCGTCGAGCCCACTCCAGCAGAAATGGCGGAGGCGATGAAGCCACCCAAGGAGATGGCGGTTCTGCAGTCGATGGTCGGCAAGTTCAAAGCCAACATGGGCTACTTCTGGGGCATAAACGAGTCCAAAGGGACGAGTTCCATGTCCAACCAGATGATCCTCAATGGCCGCTATCTGCAGTGCATGGTGGACTACACCGAAACGACGATGGGAACCCAGAGTGGTCTTTTGCTGATGACGTACGACGCAAAGGCGAAGCAGTTTCGCGGCGACTGGCGCGATTCGACCACCGGGACCGTCCTGCAAATGTCGGGGCCAGGAGACAAGAATGGCTTCACGGCGACGAGTGAATTTGCAGAAGACCCCATGATGGGCGGACGGATGCAGGTTGTCGCAAAGTACGAGTTCAAGCCGAAAGGGGTGATCCATTTCAGGTTGGACATGCGTGCGGAAGCGGACCAGTCCAAGTGGATGAAGCTCATGGAAGGCGACTACACGCGCACGAAGTAA
- a CDS encoding DsbA family protein translates to MSLKIRLAHDFLCPWCWISVSQVRTLTQEFDIEVEWEGFELFPEALEWPEDAGPAPVENPDKPKTPSRLGLAYAAENMDAPKAVRPEHMRTHNALQAVEYAKTEGDPFPFIERLYSAYWEKGLEINQLEVLKLLAQGLIHDVEAMLGAVANRQFADRIVGFDDDAYAAGVYNVPTFFIAGERYAEQPTRTLRTAIRNAITPTHV, encoded by the coding sequence ATGAGTCTGAAAATTCGCCTCGCCCACGACTTCCTTTGCCCATGGTGCTGGATCAGCGTTTCGCAAGTGCGAACGCTCACCCAGGAGTTTGATATCGAGGTCGAATGGGAGGGATTCGAGCTCTTCCCGGAGGCCCTGGAATGGCCCGAAGACGCTGGACCCGCGCCCGTGGAGAATCCGGACAAACCGAAGACGCCGTCCCGTCTCGGGCTCGCCTACGCGGCCGAAAACATGGACGCCCCCAAGGCTGTGCGCCCCGAGCACATGCGAACGCACAACGCGCTCCAGGCCGTCGAGTACGCCAAGACCGAAGGCGACCCGTTCCCGTTCATCGAGCGTCTGTACTCCGCTTACTGGGAGAAGGGGCTCGAGATCAACCAACTTGAAGTGCTCAAGCTTCTCGCGCAGGGACTGATCCACGACGTGGAGGCGATGCTGGGGGCCGTGGCAAACCGCCAGTTCGCCGACCGCATCGTCGGGTTCGACGACGACGCCTACGCTGCCGGAGTTTACAACGTCCCAACCTTCTTCATTGCTGGCGAGCGGTATGCGGAGCAACCGACCCGTACCCTCCGGACCGCCATCCGTAACGCTATCACTCCAACCCATGTCTGA
- a CDS encoding dihydrofolate reductase family protein, translating to MSDAPYEHLRLPPAQADRPTVIMNMITTIDGKIVTGTREEAVMDLGSDVDHDAMRQLHAAVDAVIIGAGSLRATPGIWYEDRLVRIVVSRSGDLPPRPKFFNGRAFVAGPVKHPVHPTLPFCGDVSALLQTLRQVHGIERLLVEGGSELNALFLQAGVVDEVFMTLAPKIKLGRDVPTLADGEPLSREDVQQWELISVLPIGNEVFLRYRREER from the coding sequence ATGTCTGATGCGCCGTACGAACACTTGCGGCTCCCTCCCGCCCAAGCAGACCGTCCGACCGTCATCATGAACATGATCACGACGATCGATGGCAAGATAGTCACGGGCACACGCGAAGAAGCCGTGATGGACTTGGGCTCCGACGTCGATCATGATGCCATGCGCCAATTGCACGCTGCGGTGGATGCCGTCATCATCGGTGCCGGTTCGCTCAGGGCCACCCCCGGGATCTGGTACGAGGACCGATTGGTTCGCATCGTTGTGTCGCGTTCCGGCGATCTCCCCCCTCGGCCCAAATTCTTCAATGGCCGGGCGTTCGTCGCGGGTCCAGTCAAGCACCCCGTGCATCCGACGCTCCCGTTCTGCGGCGATGTCTCCGCACTCCTGCAAACCCTCCGACAGGTCCACGGAATTGAACGGCTGCTTGTCGAGGGCGGCTCCGAATTGAACGCCCTCTTCTTGCAGGCCGGGGTCGTCGACGAAGTGTTCATGACCCTCGCGCCGAAGATCAAGCTCGGACGCGATGTGCCGACGCTCGCGGACGGCGAGCCGCTTTCGCGCGAAGATGTCCAACAGTGGGAACTCATCTCAGTGCTACCGATCGGCAACGAAGTCTTTTTGCGCTACCGTCGGGAGGAGCGCTAA
- a CDS encoding ABC transporter permease, with protein MAKRLSTNPLAPKVYLLRETGKTVPLTLVIVLAVMLIAGIVSMINSIPLSIRTIYSYSALYAGFTPRGDASRTPEIRQRIEKESPVPLGRVMTARASEAVVKSIVGKWPFVILGLEQSDMDYYLQAMDTKSIDGRKPRPGTPEALISEPLARNLGLKLGSTLLGPTIDESFSPMPVKVVGIAQTNKWVAMVPIEYHRLYHFPPIDVLAVFTKDPAQQPEFDSWALEAFKGERTRVFVYEDLDKDTTEMFNILYRILNVVIGALVLVITFMMGMLMNIYQSQRLQEFGLLQALGYTRSALLRRVLGEAAMVVIGGWLLGVLTAFGLLNLVKRILMDPQAFALDPLDRTAYLYSIPVPIAILVVAGLTVMIRFRRFDPVGVVERRLV; from the coding sequence ATGGCCAAGCGACTGAGCACCAACCCACTTGCGCCCAAGGTCTACCTGCTCCGCGAAACGGGCAAGACGGTTCCTTTGACGCTTGTGATCGTGCTCGCCGTGATGCTTATCGCGGGCATTGTGAGCATGATCAATTCCATTCCGCTGAGCATCCGTACCATCTACAGCTACTCAGCACTTTACGCCGGGTTCACCCCGCGGGGCGATGCCAGCCGTACCCCCGAAATCCGGCAGCGCATCGAGAAAGAGTCTCCCGTACCGCTGGGTAGAGTCATGACCGCCCGAGCCAGCGAAGCGGTGGTCAAGAGCATCGTAGGAAAGTGGCCGTTCGTCATTCTCGGACTCGAGCAATCCGACATGGACTACTACCTACAGGCGATGGACACCAAGTCCATCGACGGTCGGAAGCCGCGCCCCGGTACGCCAGAGGCCCTCATCAGCGAGCCGCTTGCCAGGAACCTCGGGCTCAAGCTCGGATCCACATTGCTCGGTCCGACCATCGACGAGAGTTTCTCGCCCATGCCCGTCAAGGTGGTCGGTATCGCGCAGACCAACAAGTGGGTCGCGATGGTCCCGATCGAGTACCACCGGCTGTACCACTTCCCTCCCATCGACGTCCTCGCGGTCTTCACGAAGGACCCCGCGCAGCAGCCTGAGTTCGACTCGTGGGCACTCGAAGCCTTCAAGGGTGAGCGGACGCGCGTTTTTGTCTACGAGGATCTCGACAAGGACACAACCGAGATGTTCAACATCCTGTATCGGATTCTCAACGTGGTTATCGGCGCGCTGGTGCTCGTGATCACTTTCATGATGGGCATGCTCATGAACATCTACCAGTCGCAGAGGTTGCAAGAGTTTGGTCTGCTCCAGGCGCTGGGATACACACGATCGGCACTTCTACGTCGCGTCTTGGGTGAAGCAGCAATGGTCGTGATCGGCGGATGGCTCCTCGGTGTCCTCACGGCTTTCGGACTCCTCAATCTCGTGAAGCGCATCCTAATGGACCCGCAGGCGTTCGCACTCGACCCGCTAGATCGCACCGCCTACTTGTATTCCATTCCGGTCCCCATCGCGATCTTGGTAGTGGCGGGGCTCACGGTGATGATCCGCTTCCGCAGGTTTGACCCGGTGGGCGTAGTCGAGAGGAGGCTTGTATGA
- a CDS encoding ATP-binding cassette domain-containing protein, producing MIRASDASLVYSDHGKEVFACKAVGLELHEGEFVGILGPSGSGKSSLLFLLSGLKTPTSGQISLDNQDINQLSDAARSALRLKSFGFVFQYPYLLGYLSALENVLLARPGEDRRDEALELLEELGIGQKSHRKPHELSGGERQRVCVARALLGSPRAIFADEPTAALDHKNGTQVVELLNQHRGSGTLIMVTHDPSMLAQADRIIQISDGEIVHH from the coding sequence ATGATCCGCGCTTCCGATGCATCCTTGGTGTACTCCGATCACGGCAAAGAAGTCTTCGCGTGCAAGGCGGTCGGCCTGGAACTCCACGAGGGTGAGTTCGTGGGCATCCTCGGCCCCTCTGGGTCGGGCAAGAGTTCGCTACTTTTCTTACTTTCAGGACTGAAAACTCCTACTAGCGGGCAAATATCGCTCGATAATCAAGACATCAATCAACTTTCCGACGCCGCGCGCAGTGCCCTACGGCTGAAATCGTTCGGCTTCGTTTTCCAGTACCCGTACCTGCTCGGGTACCTCAGCGCGCTCGAGAATGTACTGCTCGCTCGTCCCGGCGAGGACCGCCGGGACGAGGCCCTAGAGTTGCTTGAGGAGCTGGGGATCGGCCAAAAGTCCCATCGGAAGCCGCATGAACTCTCCGGCGGTGAGCGTCAACGCGTGTGCGTTGCCAGGGCACTCTTGGGTTCACCGCGAGCCATCTTTGCGGACGAGCCCACTGCGGCGCTCGATCACAAGAATGGAACTCAGGTAGTCGAGCTTTTGAACCAGCATCGGGGCTCGGGCACGCTCATCATGGTCACCCACGACCCCTCCATGCTGGCCCAAGCCGACCGAATCATCCAGATCTCCGATGGCGAAATTGTCCACCACTGA
- the speD gene encoding adenosylmethionine decarboxylase: MVHSRRASWLSRFLKRFEKAVASPPRVRNEGGWTLIQCDDVDEFRSWLERDEVGLPFKDGEPSSLGSHLLVELFDCDKDSLKLETTVGQAMHEAAAESQATVVTESFHEFKPYGVSGAVIIQESHYTIHTWPEHGYAAVDLFYCGGTVHVHKAMDVLKDRFKPGRMKFLVVRRGVENEVTG; encoded by the coding sequence ATGGTGCATTCGCGCAGGGCAAGCTGGCTCAGCCGCTTCTTAAAGCGCTTCGAGAAAGCAGTCGCATCCCCACCTCGCGTACGCAATGAGGGCGGATGGACGCTTATCCAGTGTGACGACGTCGATGAGTTTCGCTCTTGGCTTGAGCGCGACGAGGTCGGACTGCCGTTCAAGGACGGCGAACCATCTTCGCTGGGATCGCACCTTCTGGTCGAGCTTTTCGACTGCGACAAGGACTCACTCAAGCTTGAAACCACGGTCGGTCAGGCCATGCACGAAGCTGCGGCAGAGAGCCAGGCGACGGTCGTGACAGAGTCGTTCCATGAGTTCAAGCCGTATGGCGTATCCGGCGCGGTGATCATTCAAGAGTCGCACTACACGATTCACACTTGGCCCGAGCACGGTTACGCAGCGGTCGACCTTTTCTACTGCGGTGGCACGGTGCACGTGCACAAAGCTATGGACGTCCTGAAGGATCGATTTAAGCCAGGCCGTATGAAGTTCCTCGTCGTGCGACGAGGAGTTGAGAACGAAGTCACCGGTTAG
- a CDS encoding PLP-dependent transferase yields the protein MEFASKPIRVGQKPESAFKSVIFPIYQSSTFAWDDLESTPDLEYTRVQNPTRRALESVIAALENAEFCTCFSSGMAAVMATFSLLKQGDHLLIASDIYGGTHRLGVAHLPNLGIDVSFYDASNPDSMREAATDRTRMVIFESPTNPTMQVMDIAANVLVAKSLGLLVVFDNTFASPALQTPLEFEVDLVLHSTTKYIGGHSDVVGGAVATKDPQLAEQIFEFNKNVGCNPSPFDCWLTLRGVKTLALRMERHCKNAAEIARYLEAHPRIRQVYYPGLESNPGHTLAKVQMNGFGGMLSFDLDGSEEQARALAKDLSFFILAESLGGVESLIGYPKLMSHAGMTEEERLARRITPTLLRLSVGIEDSRDLIADLEQALKKLG from the coding sequence ATGGAGTTCGCAAGCAAGCCGATCCGCGTAGGACAAAAGCCAGAGTCGGCTTTCAAGTCCGTCATCTTCCCCATCTACCAATCCTCGACCTTTGCTTGGGACGACCTGGAATCGACTCCAGATCTTGAGTACACACGCGTTCAGAACCCTACTCGGCGCGCACTGGAATCGGTCATCGCCGCACTCGAAAATGCAGAGTTCTGTACCTGCTTCAGCTCTGGTATGGCCGCTGTCATGGCGACTTTTTCACTCCTGAAGCAAGGTGATCACCTCTTGATTGCCTCCGACATCTACGGCGGTACGCACCGACTCGGCGTCGCACACCTCCCAAACCTCGGAATCGACGTGAGCTTCTACGATGCGAGCAACCCGGACTCCATGAGAGAGGCCGCCACCGACCGAACGCGCATGGTGATCTTCGAATCGCCAACCAATCCGACCATGCAGGTCATGGACATTGCCGCGAACGTTCTTGTGGCCAAGAGCCTGGGACTGCTCGTCGTGTTCGACAACACGTTTGCCAGCCCGGCGCTTCAAACTCCCCTCGAGTTTGAGGTCGATCTCGTTCTGCATTCCACCACGAAGTACATCGGTGGCCACAGTGACGTGGTGGGTGGAGCAGTTGCGACCAAGGACCCACAACTGGCCGAGCAGATCTTTGAGTTCAACAAGAACGTCGGTTGCAACCCGAGCCCATTCGACTGCTGGCTGACCCTTCGCGGAGTCAAGACCTTGGCACTTCGTATGGAACGGCACTGCAAGAACGCCGCCGAAATCGCCCGCTACTTGGAAGCCCACCCTCGTATCAGGCAGGTTTACTACCCGGGTCTGGAGTCCAACCCCGGCCATACCCTCGCCAAGGTCCAAATGAACGGCTTTGGCGGCATGTTGAGCTTTGACCTGGACGGCTCAGAGGAGCAGGCTCGTGCACTGGCAAAGGATCTCTCCTTCTTCATCCTCGCCGAGAGCCTGGGCGGCGTCGAGTCCCTCATCGGCTACCCCAAACTCATGTCGCACGCGGGCATGACGGAGGAAGAGCGGCTCGCCCGCCGCATCACTCCAACCCTGCTCCGACTCAGTGTCGGGATCGAGGATTCTCGCGATCTTATTGCAGATCTCGAACAAGCCCTAAAAAAGCTGGGGTGA
- a CDS encoding YtxH domain-containing protein → MSESDDKNALVYLLAGFGLGAIVGAAAGVLFAPKAGTEVREDLGHKLTDLKGRTKEWVEEQKAKRVSKLEPEELGA, encoded by the coding sequence ATGAGCGAATCAGATGATAAGAATGCTTTAGTTTATCTACTTGCCGGATTTGGACTCGGCGCGATTGTTGGAGCAGCTGCAGGCGTGCTTTTCGCACCGAAGGCAGGCACGGAAGTCCGCGAGGATCTCGGCCACAAGCTGACCGACCTGAAGGGTCGCACAAAGGAATGGGTTGAGGAGCAAAAGGCCAAGCGAGTAAGCAAGCTTGAGCCGGAAGAGCTCGGAGCCTAA
- a CDS encoding AI-2E family transporter, protein MLWAAIMVAALGFLYLVRSILMPFVLAFIISVLLEPTIQKLRRRGVSQGMAIALVFILFFGSLTVVGALVTPMATTQLRNFSSNLQTLTNQLAESESQSVFERWNPVERATQTATVNPIDRMLEQFREPLGRVGVPANRRALVQQYIEPHRERIANGVKTFFNSFFSILLSAGSQFFMLLFTPVFVFLMLRDFEQMRIRSATYIPTSIRAETLALIREIGQVFISYLRGVTISVSVYTAIVTVTLSIMGVPYAILLALLAGALYMIPWLGFFIALGSVFLVTGLTGATGNWFMHMADPWMFAAVCAGVYTAVFFVYDNFVNPRLIGRSVGLSILVSMFVVFSGAALFGIAGMILAFPVAGSIKVILNRVLKFTSSTSTSDLRLPVTPLRHRTSGEI, encoded by the coding sequence ATGCTGTGGGCGGCGATCATGGTCGCCGCCCTCGGTTTTCTCTACCTTGTCCGCAGCATCCTGATGCCGTTCGTGCTGGCGTTCATTATCAGCGTCCTGCTCGAACCAACCATCCAGAAACTTCGAAGACGCGGCGTGAGTCAGGGCATGGCCATCGCCCTTGTCTTCATTCTCTTCTTTGGGAGCCTTACCGTCGTGGGCGCGCTCGTCACGCCGATGGCGACGACCCAGCTTCGCAACTTCAGCTCCAACCTTCAGACGCTAACCAATCAGCTCGCTGAATCGGAATCGCAGAGCGTCTTCGAACGTTGGAACCCGGTTGAGCGGGCGACCCAAACGGCCACCGTCAACCCTATCGACCGGATGCTGGAGCAATTCCGCGAGCCGCTCGGTCGTGTGGGAGTCCCTGCAAACCGCCGCGCGCTCGTTCAGCAGTACATCGAACCGCACCGCGAGCGCATTGCAAACGGCGTCAAGACGTTTTTCAACAGCTTCTTCTCCATCCTGCTCAGCGCGGGTTCGCAGTTCTTCATGCTGCTGTTCACGCCCGTATTCGTTTTCCTCATGCTCAGAGACTTCGAGCAGATGAGGATACGCTCGGCAACTTACATCCCAACTTCGATCCGCGCCGAAACACTCGCCCTCATCCGTGAGATCGGGCAAGTCTTCATCAGCTACCTGCGCGGAGTCACGATCTCAGTCTCGGTCTACACCGCCATCGTCACAGTCACCCTGAGCATCATGGGTGTTCCGTACGCGATCTTGCTCGCCCTGCTCGCTGGGGCGCTCTACATGATCCCGTGGTTAGGCTTCTTCATCGCCTTGGGATCTGTATTCCTGGTCACCGGGTTGACCGGTGCGACCGGCAACTGGTTCATGCACATGGCCGATCCGTGGATGTTTGCCGCGGTCTGCGCAGGCGTATACACGGCCGTCTTCTTCGTCTACGATAACTTCGTCAATCCGAGGCTGATCGGCCGCTCCGTCGGGCTCAGCATCCTGGTGAGCATGTTCGTGGTCTTCAGCGGCGCGGCGCTCTTTGGCATCGCTGGCATGATTCTGGCGTTCCCCGTCGCGGGTTCCATCAAGGTCATCCTCAATCGCGTGCTGAAGTTCACCTCCAGCACCTCGACTTCAGACCTGCGGCTCCCGGTCACGCCACTTCGACATCGCACCAGCGGCGAAATCTAG